In Chthoniobacterales bacterium, one genomic interval encodes:
- a CDS encoding MotA/TolQ/ExbB proton channel family protein, translating into MVNPNIAFIGGSAILASRATSYNLDGQMRPFVLLAAAPSVAFAQAAPSPVPQPESSLWQVIVSGGPVMIPLGILSVIGVTLVIVYLFTLRRGAIVTKRYMTTADALLRKRDYLGLLAISNRHREAVAGVMQKTLDFVTQHPDATFAEAREIAETEGTRQAAALNQRIAYLADIGTIAPMLGLFGTVLGMIKSFSVVASDIVASRPIMLAEGVSEALVTTAAGLLIGIPAMAAYAFFRGRVQALIAELEAASTRLVALLAVAFSRGH; encoded by the coding sequence ATGGTGAATCCGAATATAGCCTTCATCGGGGGCTCCGCCATCCTTGCATCGCGGGCGACATCCTATAATTTGGACGGTCAGATGAGACCCTTCGTCCTGCTGGCCGCCGCGCCCTCCGTCGCATTTGCCCAAGCCGCGCCGTCTCCGGTGCCGCAGCCCGAGTCGAGCCTGTGGCAGGTGATCGTGTCGGGCGGTCCGGTCATGATCCCGCTCGGAATCCTGTCCGTCATCGGCGTAACGCTTGTCATCGTTTATCTATTCACGCTGCGGCGCGGTGCGATCGTGACCAAGCGCTACATGACGACGGCCGATGCGCTCTTGCGCAAGCGTGACTACCTCGGGCTGCTGGCCATCTCCAACCGGCATCGTGAAGCCGTGGCGGGAGTGATGCAAAAAACATTGGATTTCGTGACCCAGCACCCCGACGCGACATTCGCCGAAGCACGCGAAATCGCCGAGACCGAGGGCACCCGGCAGGCGGCCGCGCTCAACCAGCGCATCGCATACTTGGCCGACATCGGGACCATCGCGCCGATGCTCGGATTGTTCGGCACGGTGCTGGGCATGATCAAATCTTTCAGCGTGGTAGCCAGCGACATCGTCGCCTCGCGTCCCATCATGCTGGCGGAAGGGGTTTCCGAGGCACTCGTCACCACGGCGGCCGGACTTCTCATCGGCATCCCCGCCATGGCGGCTTACGCCTTCTTCCGCGGACGCGTGCAGGCCCTCATTGCCGAGTTGGAGGCTGCATCGACGCGCCTTGTCGCCCTGCTTGCCGTGGCCTTCTCGCGGGGGCACTAG
- a CDS encoding excinuclease ABC subunit UvrC, producing MPPAKERPDLRARLHEVPHKPGVYLMRDRLGRVIYVGKARDLRKRLAQYFTPARSRLADLKTRALLDSVWDFSLHVVRSDAEAVLLEGRLIKEYRPKYNVSFRDDKNFLQLKVNLDDPFPRFTLVRLKKNDGARYYGPYAHSGALRATLAILQRKFGLRSCRPRVPGEKDYRHCHDDIIKNCSAPCIGKISEADYRARVLEACAFLEGRSKEIPGELEEEMRAAAAKHDFEKAAALRDLITALRRTAARSRRFLRGDSLPSTQDPKGDLAALGEALGLGRPPAVMECFDISNITATHIVASMVRFKDGVPDRTNYRRYRIRTVKGQDDFASMAEVVRRRYSWLLAQAREVGSDEAEFSQEEPGEAVARLRLPDSMRLPDLIIVDGGRGQLSSACAELARLGLRGQPVIGLAKEREEIYFPHDPQPLRLPHDNGALQMLQRIRDEAHRVANSYHRLLMKRRISESRLDDIEGINASRKKALLRAFGSVERLRRAPLEEIAAVPGMGPRLAGEIKGALGRDRAKHLHTRRV from the coding sequence ATGCCGCCTGCCAAGGAGAGACCCGATTTGCGCGCACGCCTGCACGAGGTGCCGCACAAACCTGGTGTTTACCTCATGCGGGACAGGCTTGGCCGCGTTATCTACGTGGGCAAGGCCCGCGACCTGCGCAAGCGCCTGGCCCAATATTTCACTCCGGCGCGTTCGCGCCTGGCCGACCTGAAAACGCGCGCCCTGTTGGATTCAGTCTGGGACTTCAGCCTGCATGTCGTTCGTTCGGACGCGGAAGCCGTTTTGCTCGAAGGAAGGCTGATCAAAGAATACCGCCCGAAATACAACGTGTCGTTCCGCGACGACAAAAATTTCCTCCAGCTCAAAGTCAATCTCGACGACCCGTTTCCGCGTTTCACGCTTGTGCGGCTCAAAAAAAACGACGGTGCCCGCTACTACGGACCCTACGCGCACTCCGGTGCGCTGCGCGCGACCCTGGCCATATTGCAGCGCAAATTCGGACTGCGCTCCTGCCGTCCGCGCGTGCCCGGCGAAAAGGATTACCGGCATTGCCACGACGACATCATCAAAAACTGCTCGGCGCCATGTATCGGCAAAATCAGCGAGGCGGACTACCGCGCGCGCGTGCTGGAGGCCTGCGCGTTTCTCGAGGGGCGAAGCAAGGAAATCCCCGGTGAGCTTGAGGAGGAAATGCGGGCCGCCGCGGCCAAACATGATTTCGAAAAAGCCGCCGCGCTGCGCGATCTCATCACCGCGTTGCGTCGCACCGCGGCCCGTTCCCGTCGTTTTCTGCGGGGAGACTCCCTCCCTTCGACCCAGGATCCAAAGGGGGATTTGGCGGCGCTCGGAGAGGCGCTCGGCCTGGGGCGCCCGCCCGCCGTCATGGAATGCTTCGACATTTCGAACATCACGGCGACCCACATCGTGGCCTCGATGGTGCGTTTCAAAGACGGCGTGCCGGACCGCACGAATTACCGCCGCTACCGGATCAGGACGGTCAAAGGTCAGGACGACTTCGCCAGCATGGCGGAGGTTGTCCGGCGGAGGTATTCGTGGTTGCTGGCGCAGGCGCGCGAAGTCGGGTCCGATGAGGCCGAGTTTTCGCAGGAGGAACCGGGCGAGGCGGTGGCGCGTCTTCGCCTTCCCGATTCCATGCGTTTGCCCGACCTGATCATTGTCGATGGCGGCCGGGGCCAACTCTCCAGCGCCTGCGCCGAACTTGCGCGCCTAGGCCTTCGCGGACAACCCGTGATCGGCCTGGCCAAGGAGCGCGAGGAAATTTATTTCCCGCACGATCCGCAGCCGTTGCGCCTGCCCCACGACAATGGTGCCCTGCAAATGTTGCAACGCATCCGCGACGAGGCGCACCGCGTGGCCAATTCCTATCACCGGCTGCTTATGAAGCGGCGGATTTCGGAGAGCCGGCTCGACGATATCGAGGGAATCAATGCATCGCGCAAGAAGGCATTGCTCCGCGCGTTCGGATCGGTGGAGCGTCTGCGCCGCGCCCCTCTGGAAGAGATCGCGGCGGTGCCCGGCATGGGGCCGAGGCTGGCCGGGGAAATCAAGGGGGCTTTGGGGCGCGACCGGGCGAAACATTTGCACACGCGCCGTGTTTGA
- a CDS encoding beta-lactamase family protein, with product MRPLDEQALSRVRAAFEENFVRGEELGAEVCVWQDGDEVLRLHDGWRDAGHAERWDGKTLVLVWSATKGPAAACVLHALQTAGIGLETPVAEVWPEFGAAGKEQITLAQLLAHRAGMAVLEREGLHVSDLEAVAAALAAQHPNWPPDTAHGYAPRTSGFWLDAIVRRLAQKSLGRYWRENFADPLGLDFWIGLPDEYHGRMARLQAARLKDLKEPGPFEHALADPSSLTARAFAQPAGVAGAAATNRSEVWRVENPSFGGIGSACALAKFYDSLACGKFFHGPWREALTTRLSNGPDLVLCQPTAFSAGFMMDPVDASGAKLRFTLGASINAFGHPGAGGSLAFADPENRIGFAYVMNRMENGVLRESRPARLVKALYGVGG from the coding sequence ATGCGGCCTCTTGATGAACAGGCGCTCTCGCGTGTGCGTGCGGCGTTCGAGGAAAACTTCGTGCGTGGCGAGGAGTTGGGGGCCGAGGTTTGTGTTTGGCAGGACGGTGACGAGGTGCTGCGGTTGCACGACGGCTGGCGCGATGCGGGGCATGCGGAACGGTGGGATGGAAAAACGCTCGTGCTTGTTTGGTCGGCCACGAAAGGCCCGGCTGCCGCCTGCGTGCTGCATGCGCTGCAGACGGCGGGCATCGGTCTCGAGACGCCCGTGGCCGAGGTGTGGCCGGAGTTCGGGGCCGCGGGAAAAGAACAAATCACTCTGGCGCAGTTGCTCGCCCACCGCGCCGGCATGGCGGTGCTCGAACGCGAGGGACTCCATGTTTCCGATCTTGAAGCCGTTGCTGCCGCGCTGGCTGCGCAACATCCAAACTGGCCGCCGGACACAGCCCATGGTTACGCGCCGCGCACATCGGGTTTTTGGCTCGATGCCATCGTTCGCCGCCTTGCGCAAAAGTCCCTCGGTCGGTATTGGCGGGAGAACTTCGCCGATCCGCTCGGTTTGGATTTCTGGATCGGTCTTCCTGACGAATACCACGGGCGCATGGCGCGTTTGCAGGCCGCACGTCTCAAGGATTTGAAAGAGCCCGGACCTTTCGAACATGCGCTGGCCGATCCCTCCTCACTCACCGCGCGAGCGTTCGCACAGCCGGCGGGGGTGGCGGGGGCGGCCGCGACCAACCGCTCGGAGGTTTGGCGTGTGGAAAATCCCTCGTTTGGCGGGATCGGCAGCGCCTGTGCCCTGGCGAAATTCTACGACAGCCTCGCATGCGGAAAGTTTTTCCATGGTCCTTGGCGCGAAGCGCTGACGACGCGCTTGAGTAATGGACCGGATCTTGTTCTGTGCCAGCCGACCGCATTCTCCGCAGGCTTCATGATGGACCCGGTCGATGCATCCGGCGCGAAGCTGCGGTTTACTTTGGGGGCTTCGATCAACGCGTTCGGACATCCCGGTGCCGGCGGGAGCCTGGCCTTCGCCGATCCCGAAAACCGGATAGGCTTCGCTTACGTGATGAACCGCATGGAAAACGGCGTGCTGCGCGAGTCGCGGCCCGCGCGTCTGGTAAAAGCGCTTTACGGGGTCGGGGGTTGA
- a CDS encoding YjbQ family protein, translated as MIAKTANFEVRTRGRGSYEITDEVSRILNSSGMREGIVTVFVRHTSASLVIFENADPSAREDLHEFLDRIAPDGEAWHVHTMEGPDDTASHLRMALTRTSETIPVAGGRMVLGTWQGIFLLEHRHAPHRREITVAVVGV; from the coding sequence ATGATTGCCAAAACCGCAAACTTTGAAGTCCGCACGCGCGGCCGCGGCAGCTACGAGATCACGGATGAAGTGTCGCGCATTTTGAATTCCTCGGGAATGCGCGAGGGAATTGTGACTGTCTTCGTGCGCCACACCAGCGCCAGTCTCGTCATTTTCGAAAACGCCGACCCTTCCGCGCGCGAGGATTTGCACGAGTTTCTCGACCGCATCGCGCCCGATGGTGAAGCGTGGCATGTGCACACCATGGAAGGCCCCGACGACACAGCCAGTCATCTCCGCATGGCCCTGACCCGCACAAGCGAAACAATACCCGTAGCGGGCGGCCGGATGGTCCTCGGGACCTGGCAGGGCATTTTCCTCCTTGAACACCGCCACGCACCCCACCGGCGGGAAATCACCGTGGCCGTGGTCGGGGTTTGA
- a CDS encoding leucine--tRNA ligase, translating into MSSQRKQYPFTEFEPKWQQRWAECGAYRAPNPGDPDFDPSKPKYYVLDMFPYPSGEGLHVGHPEGYTATDIVARHRRMRGYNVLHPMGWDAFGLPAEQYAVKTGQHPAVTTARNVERFKAQLQRIGFSYDWSREVNTTSPDYVRWTQWIFLQIYNAWFNPETNRAEPISTYPGSDPDNVRLAYVAEVPVNWCPALGTVLANEEVVDGKSEVGDFPVERRPMRQWMLRITAYAERLMSGLDRLDWPESVKLLQRNWIGRSEGALVDFTLEKSGGRLTVYTTRPDTLFGATYMVLAPEHPLVTELTTAAQKNAVEAYIAKAASKSDRDRQDASKEKTGVFTGAYAINPVNGTHIPVWIADYVLTGYGTGAIMAVPAHDERDHEFARKFDLPIIEVVRPPEPEEGCFTGEGTAVNSGVLDGLPTAEAKRKITAWLEERGLGRAAVQYKLRDWLFSRQRYWGEPFPVVWENGRHRALDDSELPVHLPELEDFKPTGTADPPLSKAKDWVKYSESATRELNTMPQWAGSCWYYLRFCDPRNEQRFIGEAAARYWLGDGKQTPGSVDLYVGGTEHAVLHLLYSRFWHMVLHDLGHLPTPEPFQRLVNQGIILGSDGQKMSKSRGNVVNPDEVINDYGADAFRLYEMFMGPLEQMKPWSMKGVEGVYRFLARVWRLAMTENQEGQWQLSDALADIPPNPAQLRVLHATIKKVTDDIGTLSFNTAISQMMVCVNELTSSDKRPVSALRTLLVLLSPFAPHMTEELWEQLGKKFGGFDGSAHAQPWPTHDEALLVQNDVEIVLQINGKVREKLVVAKDATREQLEAAAREHDKFSAHLADKEIIKVVAVPGKLVNFVVKG; encoded by the coding sequence ATGTCGAGCCAGCGCAAACAATATCCCTTCACCGAATTCGAACCCAAATGGCAGCAGCGCTGGGCCGAGTGCGGCGCTTACCGCGCACCGAATCCCGGCGATCCGGACTTCGATCCGTCAAAGCCCAAATACTACGTGCTCGACATGTTCCCCTACCCGAGCGGCGAGGGACTCCACGTCGGCCACCCCGAGGGATACACCGCCACGGATATCGTGGCGCGCCATCGCCGCATGCGCGGATACAATGTGCTGCACCCGATGGGCTGGGACGCATTCGGTCTGCCCGCCGAGCAATACGCGGTAAAAACCGGACAACACCCGGCCGTCACCACCGCGCGCAACGTGGAGCGCTTCAAAGCCCAACTGCAGCGCATCGGATTCAGCTACGACTGGTCGCGCGAGGTCAACACGACCTCCCCGGATTACGTCCGCTGGACCCAGTGGATCTTCCTGCAAATTTATAACGCGTGGTTCAACCCGGAAACGAACCGTGCCGAGCCGATCTCCACTTACCCCGGTTCCGATCCCGACAACGTGCGCTTGGCCTACGTCGCGGAAGTGCCGGTCAACTGGTGCCCCGCTCTCGGCACTGTCCTCGCCAACGAGGAGGTCGTGGATGGAAAGAGCGAAGTCGGGGATTTTCCCGTCGAGCGCCGCCCCATGCGCCAATGGATGCTGCGCATCACCGCCTACGCCGAGCGCCTGATGTCCGGACTCGACCGGCTGGACTGGCCGGAGTCCGTCAAGCTGCTGCAGCGAAACTGGATCGGGCGCTCCGAAGGCGCGCTCGTCGATTTTACCCTCGAGAAATCCGGCGGACGCCTGACCGTTTACACCACGCGGCCCGACACACTTTTCGGCGCAACCTACATGGTGCTGGCGCCGGAGCATCCCCTGGTGACCGAACTCACCACGGCCGCGCAGAAAAACGCGGTGGAAGCCTACATCGCAAAGGCTGCGTCGAAATCCGATCGCGACCGGCAGGATGCGTCGAAGGAAAAAACCGGTGTCTTCACCGGCGCTTATGCGATCAATCCGGTCAACGGCACGCACATCCCCGTATGGATTGCGGACTACGTCCTCACCGGCTACGGGACGGGGGCGATCATGGCCGTGCCGGCCCACGACGAGCGCGACCACGAGTTCGCGCGCAAATTCGATCTTCCCATCATCGAAGTGGTCCGGCCACCGGAACCCGAGGAAGGCTGTTTCACCGGCGAAGGAACAGCGGTTAACTCGGGCGTCCTCGACGGACTGCCCACTGCGGAAGCGAAGCGCAAGATCACCGCGTGGCTCGAAGAGCGCGGGCTTGGCCGCGCTGCCGTGCAATACAAACTGCGCGACTGGCTGTTCTCACGCCAACGCTACTGGGGAGAGCCATTCCCGGTCGTTTGGGAAAACGGGCGTCATCGTGCCCTGGATGACTCCGAACTTCCCGTGCACCTGCCCGAACTTGAAGACTTCAAACCGACCGGCACCGCCGATCCGCCGCTCTCCAAGGCAAAGGACTGGGTGAAATATTCCGAAAGTGCGACGCGCGAACTGAACACGATGCCGCAATGGGCCGGGTCGTGCTGGTATTACCTGCGATTCTGCGACCCGCGCAACGAACAGCGCTTCATCGGCGAGGCAGCCGCGCGTTACTGGCTGGGCGATGGCAAACAAACGCCCGGCAGCGTGGACCTCTACGTTGGCGGCACGGAACACGCTGTGCTTCACCTGCTTTACTCGCGCTTCTGGCACATGGTGCTGCACGACCTCGGACACCTCCCCACGCCGGAACCGTTCCAGCGTCTCGTCAACCAAGGGATCATCCTCGGATCGGACGGACAAAAAATGTCGAAGAGCCGCGGGAACGTCGTGAACCCCGATGAGGTGATCAATGACTACGGCGCCGACGCCTTCCGCCTCTACGAAATGTTCATGGGCCCGCTTGAGCAGATGAAGCCGTGGAGCATGAAAGGCGTCGAGGGCGTTTACCGCTTTCTCGCGCGCGTGTGGCGCTTGGCCATGACCGAAAACCAAGAGGGACAGTGGCAACTTTCCGACGCCTTGGCGGACATTCCGCCGAATCCGGCGCAACTCCGAGTGCTGCACGCCACCATTAAGAAAGTCACCGACGACATCGGCACGCTGTCGTTCAACACTGCTATTTCGCAAATGATGGTCTGCGTCAACGAGCTGACCTCATCCGACAAACGCCCCGTCTCTGCACTGCGCACTTTGCTCGTGTTGCTCAGCCCCTTCGCGCCGCACATGACCGAGGAACTTTGGGAGCAACTCGGCAAAAAGTTCGGCGGCTTCGATGGCAGCGCCCACGCACAACCATGGCCGACCCATGATGAAGCGCTGCTTGTCCAAAATGACGTGGAGATCGTCCTGCAGATCAACGGCAAGGTGCGCGAGAAACTCGTCGTGGCAAAGGATGCAACTCGCGAACAGCTCGAAGCCGCCGCGCGCGAACATGATAAATTTTCCGCGCACCTCGCGGACAAAGAAATCATCAAAGTCGTCGCCGTCCCGGGGAAGTTGGTGAATTTTGTCGTAAAGGGCTGA
- the priA gene encoding primosomal protein N' — MPRFAQVILDRSTGKELDYEIPAGWEARIAPGSRVRVPLRNRQVIGTVMSVSDTTAAKGVRPIASVMDERPQMTPVLMRLAKWMADYYACDEQDALRCILPRAVRKTGHAPLKRNFAALARKVSAEEIAALRVKAPRQAAIVDHLQTSGPLPVAKLTAETGSSDAALRALARRGMVSITSEEVRRAPLASHDFVASKPPKLSAEQEQALERLRPALCDPAKHKPVVLKGITGSGKTEVYLRAIAEVLDAGKTALVLVPEISLTPQTVERFSSRFAPEGIEVAVLHSHLSEGERHDEWHRVRDGKARIVIGARGAVFAPLENLGLIVVDEEHDTSYKQDEGPRYHARDLAVVRGNMEPCAVLLGSATPSLESFENCRKGKYELLELTHRHDGCVLPVFRVVDMRLRSKDGERSDQFISPKLASAVEARLAKNEQTILFLNRRGFFTVLACKACGKKIECPHCSVSLALHRAEDRARCHICGYAEKPPRRCPQCHDPQIAFSGVGTEKVEAAVRKMFPQARVARMDSDTMTRKNAYHETLGSFRARKIDILVGTQMIAKGLHFPGVTLVGIISADSALHLPDFRAGERTFQLLVQVAGRAGRGDAEGEVIVQTFTPSHPSLQFAKSHDFDGFAVHELEMRKNFGHPPFSHLVLITARADTEQKAEFASRTLAQKLSAAVPPSVMVSPAAPAPLARVRGMYRYQVVARGKQIRALTQAIKDSLKAIKLPKDTHVVVDVDPMAVL; from the coding sequence ATGCCCCGATTCGCCCAAGTGATCCTCGACCGCTCGACGGGCAAGGAGCTGGATTATGAAATTCCGGCGGGTTGGGAGGCGCGCATCGCGCCGGGTTCGAGGGTGCGCGTTCCGCTGCGCAACCGCCAAGTCATCGGAACGGTCATGTCCGTGTCCGACACGACTGCGGCCAAGGGTGTGCGTCCCATCGCCTCGGTGATGGACGAGCGCCCGCAGATGACGCCTGTGCTGATGCGCCTGGCGAAGTGGATGGCCGATTATTACGCGTGTGACGAGCAGGACGCTTTGCGTTGCATTTTGCCCCGCGCCGTCCGCAAGACGGGTCATGCGCCGCTCAAACGCAACTTCGCCGCACTCGCGCGGAAGGTGAGTGCCGAGGAAATAGCCGCGCTTCGTGTGAAGGCGCCGCGGCAGGCGGCAATCGTCGATCATCTCCAAACATCCGGACCCTTGCCCGTCGCGAAGCTGACCGCCGAGACAGGTTCTTCCGACGCCGCGCTAAGGGCCTTGGCGCGGCGTGGCATGGTCTCAATCACGTCCGAGGAAGTGCGGCGTGCTCCGCTCGCATCGCACGACTTCGTCGCGTCGAAACCGCCGAAGTTGAGCGCCGAGCAGGAGCAGGCACTTGAAAGACTGCGTCCGGCCCTCTGCGATCCCGCAAAACACAAGCCGGTCGTCCTCAAAGGCATCACGGGCAGCGGCAAGACCGAGGTTTACCTCCGGGCCATCGCCGAGGTGCTCGACGCAGGAAAGACCGCGCTTGTGCTCGTGCCGGAAATCTCGCTCACGCCGCAGACGGTGGAACGCTTCAGTTCACGTTTTGCGCCCGAGGGTATCGAAGTCGCCGTGCTGCACAGCCACCTCAGCGAAGGCGAGCGCCACGACGAATGGCACCGCGTGCGGGACGGGAAGGCGCGCATCGTCATCGGTGCGCGCGGCGCGGTTTTCGCCCCGTTGGAAAACCTCGGTCTCATCGTTGTCGACGAGGAGCACGACACGTCCTACAAGCAGGACGAAGGTCCCCGATACCATGCTCGCGACTTGGCTGTCGTCCGCGGGAACATGGAGCCGTGCGCTGTGCTGCTCGGATCGGCCACGCCGTCCCTTGAAAGCTTCGAAAATTGCCGCAAGGGCAAATACGAACTGCTCGAACTGACGCACCGTCACGACGGATGCGTCCTGCCTGTGTTCCGGGTCGTCGATATGCGTCTGCGCAGCAAGGACGGCGAACGCAGCGACCAGTTCATCTCGCCGAAGCTTGCGTCCGCCGTCGAGGCGCGCCTCGCAAAAAACGAGCAGACGATTCTTTTTCTCAACCGCCGCGGATTCTTCACTGTCCTCGCCTGCAAGGCCTGCGGCAAAAAGATCGAGTGTCCGCACTGCAGTGTGTCATTGGCGTTGCACCGTGCCGAGGACCGCGCGCGTTGCCACATTTGCGGCTACGCCGAGAAGCCGCCGCGGCGGTGTCCGCAGTGCCATGACCCGCAGATCGCTTTCAGCGGTGTGGGCACGGAAAAAGTCGAGGCCGCCGTGCGCAAGATGTTTCCGCAGGCGAGAGTCGCACGGATGGATTCCGACACCATGACGCGGAAGAACGCGTATCACGAGACGCTCGGTTCCTTCCGTGCGCGCAAGATCGACATTCTGGTCGGCACGCAAATGATCGCCAAGGGCCTGCACTTTCCGGGGGTCACCTTGGTCGGGATCATCAGCGCCGATTCCGCCCTGCATTTGCCCGACTTCCGCGCCGGGGAACGCACCTTTCAGCTCCTCGTCCAAGTGGCCGGCCGCGCCGGTCGCGGTGATGCCGAGGGCGAGGTGATCGTGCAGACTTTCACGCCGTCGCACCCTTCGCTGCAATTCGCCAAGTCGCACGATTTCGATGGATTTGCCGTGCACGAACTCGAGATGCGCAAAAATTTCGGGCATCCGCCGTTCTCGCATCTCGTGCTGATCACCGCGCGGGCCGACACGGAACAGAAAGCAGAGTTCGCCTCACGGACGCTCGCGCAAAAGCTGTCCGCAGCCGTGCCGCCATCCGTCATGGTGAGTCCCGCTGCACCTGCGCCGCTTGCGCGGGTCCGGGGGATGTATCGCTACCAAGTCGTGGCGCGCGGAAAGCAAATCCGCGCGCTCACCCAAGCGATCAAAGACTCATTGAAGGCGATAAAGTTGCCCAAGGACACGCATGTGGTGGTGGACGTCGATCCCATGGCGGTGCTCTGA
- a CDS encoding tetratricopeptide repeat protein translates to MLQHHINAAQGYMELGMPDEALAELERVPSGERGSEDAVQLRVYILMRSQRWQQALAACEELRAARPGFPLAYIHGAFCLHELGRTAEAVALLNRGPESLQREPVYFYNLGCYHAVLGDPDEAKKCLRTSFGMDGKFREVARHDPDLSGLSGRF, encoded by the coding sequence GTGCTGCAACACCACATCAACGCGGCCCAAGGCTACATGGAGTTGGGCATGCCCGACGAAGCGCTGGCGGAACTCGAGCGTGTTCCCTCCGGGGAGCGCGGCAGCGAAGACGCCGTGCAGCTGCGCGTCTACATTCTCATGCGCTCGCAGCGCTGGCAGCAGGCTTTGGCGGCTTGCGAGGAGCTGCGGGCTGCGCGCCCGGGATTCCCGCTTGCTTACATCCACGGCGCTTTTTGCCTGCATGAACTCGGTCGCACGGCCGAGGCCGTGGCACTTTTGAACCGGGGCCCCGAGTCGCTGCAGCGGGAACCGGTCTATTTCTACAACCTCGGCTGCTACCACGCGGTGCTGGGCGATCCGGACGAAGCGAAGAAATGTCTCCGCACCAGCTTCGGCATGGACGGGAAATTTCGCGAGGTCGCGCGCCATGATCCCGACCTTTCCGGTTTGAGCGGAAGATTCTGA
- the rdgB gene encoding RdgB/HAM1 family non-canonical purine NTP pyrophosphatase, translated as MTNVSKKRLLLATRNPHKTREVREILGDGWEVNDLTALAGVPEAEESGATFEENARIKALSASPHYDGWALADDSGLEVDALGGAPGVHSARFAGESACMEQNRALLLEKMKGLGGEGRRGRFRCVLALAKSGAVVRTFSGAVEGIIAETERGEGGFGYDPLFVPEGGERTFAEMTAAEKHALSHRGRALALLRDFLRGG; from the coding sequence ATGACGAACGTGTCAAAGAAACGCCTGCTTCTGGCCACGCGCAATCCTCACAAAACACGCGAGGTTCGGGAGATTCTGGGGGACGGCTGGGAAGTGAATGACCTGACCGCCCTTGCCGGAGTTCCGGAGGCCGAGGAAAGCGGCGCCACCTTCGAGGAAAACGCGCGCATCAAGGCGCTGTCCGCATCGCCGCATTACGACGGGTGGGCTTTGGCGGACGATTCGGGTCTGGAGGTGGACGCGCTCGGAGGCGCGCCCGGCGTGCACTCGGCGCGCTTTGCCGGGGAGTCCGCCTGCATGGAGCAGAACCGCGCCCTGCTGTTGGAAAAAATGAAAGGCTTGGGCGGCGAAGGGCGCCGGGGGAGATTCCGCTGCGTTCTGGCCCTGGCGAAAAGCGGCGCTGTCGTCCGCACGTTCTCCGGTGCGGTGGAAGGAATCATCGCGGAGACTGAACGCGGCGAGGGAGGCTTCGGCTACGATCCGTTGTTTGTGCCCGAGGGTGGCGAGCGCACATTCGCGGAAATGACGGCTGCGGAAAAACACGCGCTCAGCCACCGTGGTCGCGCCTTGGCCCTGCTGCGCGATTTTCTCCGCGGCGGCTAA